The following proteins come from a genomic window of Mycobacterium sp. DL:
- the thiO gene encoding glycine oxidase ThiO, giving the protein MPALAVIGGGVIGLSVARRAAADGWAVRVHRAEPGASWVAGGMLAPHSEGWPGEERLLRLGLASLELWKQGFLDGLPPEVVTARESLVVAVDRADAADLKTVGEWLSAQGHPVTLTNAARDVEPLLAQGIRHGFVAETELAVDNRAVVEALAAHCERLGVQWAPAVGDLTETHSADVTVIANGIDAPSLWPGLPIRPVKGEVLRLRWRRGCMPLPQRVIRARVHGRQVYMVPREDGVVVGATQYEHGRDTAPAVTGVRELLDDACAVLPGLGEYEFAECSAGLRPMTTDNLPLVGRLDARTLVAAGHGRSGFLLAPWTAEAIAAELRGEPLPETAYMAGASAR; this is encoded by the coding sequence ATGCCAGCGTTAGCCGTCATCGGCGGTGGCGTCATCGGGCTTTCGGTGGCGCGTCGCGCCGCTGCGGACGGCTGGGCCGTCCGGGTGCACCGCGCCGAACCCGGCGCGTCGTGGGTCGCCGGCGGGATGCTGGCGCCCCACAGCGAGGGATGGCCCGGCGAGGAGCGCCTGCTGCGGCTCGGGCTGGCGTCACTCGAGCTGTGGAAGCAGGGTTTCCTCGACGGACTGCCACCCGAGGTGGTGACCGCGCGCGAGTCGCTCGTCGTCGCCGTGGACCGGGCCGACGCCGCAGATCTGAAGACCGTCGGGGAGTGGCTGTCGGCTCAGGGGCATCCTGTGACGCTGACCAACGCCGCTCGCGACGTGGAACCCCTTCTTGCCCAGGGGATTCGGCATGGTTTCGTCGCCGAGACCGAGCTGGCGGTGGACAACCGGGCTGTGGTCGAGGCGCTCGCCGCGCACTGTGAGCGGCTCGGAGTGCAGTGGGCGCCCGCGGTCGGCGACCTGACCGAGACCCACTCCGCTGACGTCACCGTGATCGCCAACGGTATCGATGCGCCCTCCCTGTGGCCGGGCCTGCCGATCCGTCCGGTGAAGGGTGAGGTGCTTCGACTGCGCTGGCGCCGCGGGTGTATGCCGTTGCCGCAGCGGGTGATCCGGGCACGGGTGCACGGACGGCAGGTGTACATGGTCCCCAGGGAGGATGGTGTCGTGGTCGGCGCGACGCAGTACGAGCACGGCAGGGACACCGCACCGGCGGTGACGGGGGTGCGCGAACTGCTCGACGACGCGTGCGCGGTGCTGCCCGGCCTGGGCGAGTACGAGTTCGCCGAGTGTTCGGCCGGCCTGCGGCCGATGACCACCGACAACCTGCCCCTCGTGGGCAGGCTCGACGCGCGGACCCTGGTGGCAGCGGGCCACGGACGGTCGGGTTTCCTGCTGGCCCCGTGGACCGCCGAGGCGATCGCCGCCGAGCTCCGCGGCGAGCCGCTGCCCGAGACCGCATACATGGCAGGGGCATCGGCCCGATGA
- a CDS encoding dihydrodipicolinate reductase has translation MRRVIQFSTGNVGVHALRSIIERPDLELVGVHANSADKVGRDAAELCGSPVPTGVIATDDIDALVALGADCMVYTSQAETRPMVAIDEISRFLRAGTNVVGTSFVWLVAPDQADDWLRGPLAAACADGGTTLYINGIDPGFSGDTLVYTALSLAARATAVTVQEIFDYGTYDDAEFTGVSFGFGTRPDHTPILFSPGVLSSMWGAQVRSLAADLGIELDEVRERHEKWVTPEPIDCTMMRVEPGHVAAIKFGVDGLRDGRPVVTMEHVNRLTAAAAPDWPFPPDGHPGVHRVLVDGSPGIEINTHVGTSGIDHNQGGVIATAARVVNVIDAVCRAPVGLLAAHDLRALDHVRGVMW, from the coding sequence ATGCGTAGGGTCATCCAGTTCTCCACCGGCAACGTCGGTGTGCACGCGTTGCGCAGCATAATCGAGCGCCCGGATCTGGAGCTCGTCGGTGTGCACGCCAACAGCGCCGACAAGGTCGGACGTGATGCCGCCGAACTGTGCGGGTCACCCGTTCCGACCGGTGTGATCGCGACCGATGACATCGACGCGCTGGTCGCGCTCGGAGCCGACTGCATGGTGTACACGTCCCAGGCGGAGACGCGGCCCATGGTGGCGATCGACGAAATCAGTCGATTCCTGCGCGCCGGTACCAATGTGGTCGGGACGTCGTTCGTCTGGCTGGTGGCCCCCGACCAGGCCGACGACTGGCTGCGGGGCCCCCTCGCGGCCGCCTGCGCCGACGGTGGCACCACGCTGTACATCAACGGCATCGACCCCGGATTCTCCGGCGACACGCTGGTGTACACGGCGCTGAGCCTGGCGGCGCGCGCCACCGCGGTGACAGTGCAGGAGATCTTCGACTACGGGACCTACGACGACGCCGAGTTCACCGGCGTCAGCTTCGGTTTCGGTACCCGACCCGATCACACCCCGATCCTGTTCTCTCCCGGCGTGCTGTCCTCGATGTGGGGTGCCCAGGTGCGCAGCCTCGCCGCGGACCTCGGCATCGAACTCGATGAGGTGCGGGAACGGCACGAGAAGTGGGTGACGCCCGAACCGATCGACTGCACGATGATGCGGGTGGAACCCGGTCACGTCGCCGCGATCAAGTTCGGTGTGGACGGGCTGCGCGACGGCCGCCCGGTCGTCACGATGGAGCATGTCAACCGGCTCACTGCGGCGGCGGCGCCCGACTGGCCGTTTCCGCCCGACGGTCATCCGGGTGTGCACCGGGTACTGGTGGACGGCAGCCCGGGAATCGAGATCAACACCCATGTCGGAACGTCGGGTATCGACCACAACCAGGGCGGCGTGATCGCCACCGCGGCAAGGGTCGTCAACGTCATCGACGCGGTGTGCCGCGCACCGGTCGGGTTGCTGGCCGCCCACGACCTGCGGGCTCTCGACCACGTCAGGGGTGTCATGTGGTGA
- the thiE gene encoding thiamine phosphate synthase — MSDSATRARLQSASLYLCTDARRERADLAEFVDAALAGGVDIIQLRDKGSPGEQRFGPLEARQEIEALAVIADAARRHGALLAVNDRADIALAAGADVLHLGQDDLPLSVARTIVGDTLVGRSTHDADQMTAASTEQVDYFCVGPCWPTPTKPGRAAAGLDLVRAAASVGTDKPWFAIGGIDAARVPEVLAAGARRIVVVRAITAAGDPKTAAEHLKELLSSGG; from the coding sequence GTGAGTGACTCCGCCACGCGGGCCAGGCTGCAGTCGGCCTCCCTGTACCTGTGCACCGACGCCCGCCGCGAGCGTGCCGACCTGGCCGAATTCGTCGACGCCGCGCTGGCGGGCGGCGTCGACATCATCCAGCTCAGGGACAAGGGATCACCCGGCGAGCAGCGGTTCGGCCCGCTGGAGGCACGGCAGGAGATCGAGGCGCTGGCCGTCATCGCCGACGCGGCCCGCCGCCACGGCGCGCTGCTGGCCGTCAACGACCGCGCCGACATCGCCCTGGCGGCCGGCGCCGACGTGCTGCACCTCGGCCAGGACGACCTCCCGCTGTCGGTCGCCCGCACCATCGTCGGGGACACGCTCGTCGGGCGGTCCACCCACGACGCCGACCAGATGACAGCCGCGTCGACAGAGCAGGTCGACTACTTCTGTGTCGGCCCGTGCTGGCCCACACCCACCAAGCCCGGCCGGGCGGCGGCGGGTCTCGACCTGGTCAGGGCAGCAGCTTCGGTCGGCACCGACAAGCCCTGGTTCGCCATCGGCGGAATCGACGCCGCCCGTGTCCCCGAAGTGCTGGCCGCCGGTGCCCGTCGGATCGTCGTGGTCCGCGCGATCACCGCGGCCGGCGATCCGAAGACCGCCGCCGAGCACCTGAAAGAGCTGCTCAGCTCTGGTGGTTGA
- the glnX gene encoding protein kinase G-activating protein GlnX: MTVELAHPSTEPLASRSPTTPAHPRWWFLWTTPGRIMTIGFVLAALVIGSAFATSTTINDRQQALTTVLNHTEPLSFAAGQLYTTLSVADAAAATAFIAGVEPRAVRQRYEQAITDASVAVTRASSGLTDEPMVQLLGRINARLAVYTGLVETARTNNRAGNPVGSSYLSEASSMMQQQILPDAQRLYEQTSARVDAETTASTRIPGPVILVVLATLLFGAFANRWLAKRTRRRVNVGFVAGGLAVLIMLIWVGTALVISTSDSRSAKNTAAESLKTVTNLAITAQQARADETLSLIRRGDEDVRKQSYYQRIDLMQEQLVRYLAQDDSIDKSDLADAEQLLDRWRAADDRISAYIAVGNYQAATQVALGVGEDDATPAFDKLDEALTKGIEQSRNQLRSDIANARRVLSGATVGAAALSVAAAIAVALGIWPRLSEYR; this comes from the coding sequence GTGACTGTGGAGTTGGCGCATCCGTCGACCGAGCCTCTCGCGTCCAGGTCACCCACCACCCCGGCGCATCCGCGTTGGTGGTTCCTGTGGACCACTCCCGGCCGCATCATGACGATCGGTTTTGTGTTGGCAGCGCTGGTGATCGGAAGCGCGTTCGCGACGTCGACGACGATCAACGACCGCCAGCAGGCGCTGACCACCGTCCTCAACCACACCGAGCCGCTGTCCTTCGCCGCCGGTCAGCTCTACACCACGCTGTCGGTCGCCGACGCCGCCGCGGCCACCGCGTTCATCGCCGGCGTCGAACCCCGGGCGGTGCGACAGCGCTACGAGCAGGCGATCACCGATGCGTCGGTCGCGGTGACGCGCGCGTCGAGCGGTCTGACCGACGAGCCGATGGTCCAACTGCTCGGACGCATCAACGCCAGGCTCGCGGTCTACACCGGGCTGGTCGAGACGGCGCGCACCAACAACAGAGCGGGCAACCCCGTCGGTTCGTCCTACCTGTCCGAGGCCTCGTCGATGATGCAGCAGCAGATCCTGCCGGACGCGCAGCGGCTCTACGAGCAGACCTCGGCGCGGGTGGACGCCGAGACCACCGCGTCGACCAGAATCCCCGGGCCGGTGATCCTGGTGGTGCTGGCCACGCTGCTGTTCGGGGCGTTCGCGAACCGCTGGCTGGCCAAGCGCACCCGACGACGGGTCAATGTCGGATTCGTCGCCGGCGGGTTGGCCGTGCTGATCATGTTGATCTGGGTGGGCACCGCGCTGGTGATCTCCACATCGGACAGCCGCAGCGCCAAGAACACCGCGGCGGAGTCCCTCAAGACGGTCACCAACCTGGCGATCACCGCCCAGCAGGCACGGGCCGACGAAACCCTGTCGCTGATCAGGCGCGGCGACGAGGACGTCCGCAAGCAGTCCTACTACCAGCGGATCGACCTGATGCAGGAGCAACTGGTGCGCTACCTCGCGCAGGACGATTCGATCGACAAGTCGGATCTGGCCGACGCGGAGCAACTGCTGGACCGGTGGCGGGCCGCTGATGACCGGATCAGCGCCTACATCGCGGTCGGCAACTACCAGGCCGCCACCCAGGTCGCCCTCGGGGTCGGCGAGGACGACGCCACGCCCGCCTTCGACAAACTCGACGAGGCGTTGACCAAGGGCATCGAACAGAGCCGCAACCAGTTGCGCAGCGACATCGCCAACGCCCGTCGGGTGCTCTCGGGCGCGACCGTCGGCGCCGCGGCGCTCAGTGTCGCGGCGGCGATCGCCGTGGCGTTGGGCATCTGGCCGAGACTGAGCGAATATCGGTAG
- the thiS gene encoding sulfur carrier protein ThiS, which produces MKLTVNDEAVEVDEHMTVAGLLDRLGIPEKGIAVAVNWSVIPRSQWHTVLADGAKVEVVTAVQGG; this is translated from the coding sequence ATGAAGCTGACGGTGAACGACGAAGCGGTGGAGGTCGACGAACACATGACGGTGGCGGGGCTACTGGACCGGCTCGGAATTCCGGAGAAGGGCATCGCCGTTGCCGTCAATTGGTCGGTGATCCCGCGGTCACAGTGGCATACCGTGCTCGCTGACGGTGCAAAGGTGGAAGTGGTGACGGCGGTGCAGGGTGGCTGA
- a CDS encoding STAS domain-containing protein produces MSSSESSGAPSTQRVYRPDPRSFDLREEHHRATFSACQLPPSKVLVTIHGEIDATNSCAMARYVERRIAGSTRLVLDLQTVEFFAAAGFAALSNINIMCARTGVEWSLLAGPHVWRLLTICDPARELPVARDPSAGKYLRTRTGDRKLLVGGNH; encoded by the coding sequence GTGTCCAGTTCAGAATCATCAGGCGCTCCGAGTACTCAACGGGTGTACCGTCCGGACCCGCGATCCTTCGACCTGCGGGAGGAGCATCACCGGGCGACGTTCTCCGCCTGCCAGCTGCCTCCGTCGAAGGTGCTGGTGACGATCCACGGCGAGATCGACGCCACCAACAGCTGCGCGATGGCCCGCTACGTGGAACGCAGGATCGCCGGGTCGACTCGCCTCGTCCTGGACCTTCAAACCGTCGAGTTCTTCGCCGCCGCCGGATTTGCTGCGCTGTCCAACATCAACATCATGTGCGCCCGCACCGGCGTCGAGTGGTCGCTGCTGGCGGGCCCCCACGTCTGGCGCCTGCTCACGATCTGCGACCCGGCACGCGAACTCCCCGTGGCGCGCGACCCGTCAGCCGGCAAGTACCTGCGCACACGCACGGGCGATCGCAAGCTCCTCGTTGGTGGGAATCACTAG
- a CDS encoding SDR family oxidoreductase, which yields MTGALDGKVAIVTGTSRGVGVGIAHELLRAGATVIGCSRAPLDAIPGTGENPEWAQRSAQMVCDQGDYHAIDAMVTEVADTYGRVDILVNNAGGTVPSPHAEDVPSLVSRIQGAPASDDDFERTVLFHAFAVQMNLISPLWFAIRVYRQMQRQDGTGCIVNVSSGAGHPAGSPTLVSYGAAKSGLNHLTRSLAEEWGPTARVNCVALGPTITENFRSFVLPEDDPTGSDYFSALPLRRGGEPAEVGRTCVFLASGAADFINGTTIEIDGGMLPGVLYEAGLKTITDLL from the coding sequence ATGACGGGTGCACTCGACGGGAAAGTAGCGATCGTCACGGGTACCAGCAGAGGTGTCGGTGTCGGAATCGCCCACGAACTGCTGCGCGCCGGGGCGACCGTGATCGGCTGTTCGCGGGCCCCGCTCGATGCGATCCCGGGGACCGGTGAGAATCCGGAGTGGGCGCAGCGATCCGCCCAGATGGTTTGTGACCAAGGCGATTACCACGCGATCGACGCCATGGTCACCGAGGTGGCTGACACGTACGGGCGGGTGGACATCCTGGTCAACAACGCCGGCGGTACCGTCCCGTCGCCGCATGCCGAGGACGTCCCCTCCCTGGTCTCGCGCATCCAGGGGGCGCCCGCCTCCGACGACGACTTCGAACGCACGGTGCTGTTCCACGCGTTCGCCGTTCAGATGAACCTGATCAGCCCGCTGTGGTTCGCGATCCGGGTCTACCGGCAGATGCAGCGCCAAGACGGGACGGGCTGCATCGTCAACGTCTCCAGTGGCGCCGGTCATCCGGCCGGTTCTCCCACGTTGGTGTCATACGGGGCGGCAAAATCCGGGTTGAACCACCTGACGAGGTCGCTCGCCGAGGAATGGGGCCCGACGGCCCGGGTCAACTGCGTCGCCCTCGGTCCGACCATCACCGAGAACTTCCGCTCCTTCGTCCTTCCCGAGGACGATCCCACAGGATCCGACTACTTCAGCGCGCTACCGCTGCGACGCGGCGGAGAACCCGCCGAGGTCGGTCGCACCTGCGTCTTCCTGGCTTCTGGCGCAGCGGATTTCATCAACGGCACCACCATCGAGATCGACGGCGGAATGTTGCCCGGGGTGCTGTACGAGGCGGGCCTCAAAACCATCACCGACCTGCTGTGA
- a CDS encoding NUDIX hydrolase has product MRGDGDGWVVSANGAAYWGRHGAAGLLLRAPRPDGSAAVLLQHRAIWSHQGGTWGLPGGARDSHETPEQAAVREAHEEAGLPADQLTVRTTVVTAEVTGWTYTTVIADAEELLDTIPNRESAELRWVAEDEVADLPLHPGFAASWQRLRDLTASIPLTFNHQS; this is encoded by the coding sequence GTGCGCGGCGACGGTGACGGTTGGGTGGTCTCGGCCAACGGCGCCGCCTACTGGGGCCGACACGGCGCGGCCGGACTGCTGCTGCGGGCCCCCCGCCCCGACGGATCGGCCGCGGTGCTCCTGCAGCATCGGGCGATATGGAGCCACCAGGGCGGAACCTGGGGACTGCCCGGCGGGGCGCGCGACAGCCATGAGACACCCGAACAGGCTGCGGTGCGGGAGGCCCACGAGGAGGCCGGACTGCCCGCCGACCAGCTGACCGTGCGCACCACGGTGGTCACCGCCGAGGTGACCGGGTGGACCTACACCACCGTCATCGCCGACGCCGAGGAACTGCTGGACACGATTCCCAATCGGGAGAGCGCGGAACTGCGCTGGGTCGCCGAGGACGAGGTGGCCGATCTCCCGCTGCACCCCGGCTTCGCCGCGAGTTGGCAGCGGCTCCGCGACCTGACGGCCTCGATCCCGCTGACGTTCAACCACCAGAGCTGA
- a CDS encoding serine/threonine-protein kinase PknG — protein MATYDDDPDDPGTQPASFADLNELSDDSASTLRPMATQAVFRPNFDDDDDDSVQTNDTEPQDQPTTLTRTVSRTRRLGGGLVEIPRVPAVDPLAALMTDPVVAESKRFCWNCGRPVGRSSQEGPAQSEGWCPHCGSSYSFLPQLNSGDIVADQYEIKGCIAHGGLGWVYLAFDKNVNDRPVVLKGLVHSGDAEAQAIAMAERQFLAEVTHPGIVKIYNFVEHDDKHGNPVGYIVMEYVGGTSLKQATRLKQSEGSRLPVAEAIGFTLEILPALSYLHVNGLVYNDLKPENIMVTEDQLKLIDLGAVSPVNSFGYLYGTPGYQAPEIVRTGPTVASDIYTVGRTLAALTLHMRLRKGRYVDGLPEDDPVLTQYDSFGRLLRRAIDPDPRRRFQSAEEMTSQLLGVLREVVAQDTGMPRPGLSTVFSPSRSTFGVDLLVAHTDVYLDGQVHSEKLTAQEIVKALQVPLLDPTDVGAAVLSATVLSQPVQTLDSLRAARHGSLDSEGIDLSQSIELPLMEARALLDLGDVAKATRKLDELAERVGWRWRLVWFRAVSELLTADYDSATKHFTEVLDTLPGELAPKMALAATAELAGSADERKFYNTVWSTDRGVISAGFGLARALSAAGERDAAVRTLDEVPATSRHFTTARLTSAVTLLSGRSSSEVTEQHIRNAARRVEALPDTEPRVLQIRALVLGTAMDWLADNTASTNHILGFPFTEHGLQLGVEASLRNLARVAPTQAHRYALVDLANSVRPMSTF, from the coding sequence ATGGCCACCTACGACGACGACCCCGACGACCCGGGCACTCAGCCCGCGAGTTTCGCAGACCTGAACGAACTCAGCGACGATTCGGCGTCGACGCTGCGTCCGATGGCCACCCAGGCGGTGTTCCGGCCGAACTTCGACGACGACGATGACGACTCGGTGCAGACCAACGACACCGAACCCCAGGACCAGCCCACGACCCTGACGCGCACGGTGTCACGCACCCGCAGGCTCGGCGGCGGTCTGGTGGAGATCCCACGGGTGCCCGCGGTCGACCCGCTGGCGGCGCTGATGACCGATCCGGTGGTGGCGGAGTCCAAGCGGTTCTGCTGGAACTGCGGGCGGCCCGTCGGCCGGTCGTCACAAGAGGGCCCGGCGCAGTCGGAGGGCTGGTGCCCGCACTGTGGCAGCTCGTATTCCTTTCTGCCACAACTGAACTCCGGTGACATCGTCGCCGACCAGTACGAGATCAAAGGCTGTATCGCGCACGGCGGCCTGGGCTGGGTGTATCTGGCCTTCGACAAGAACGTCAACGACCGTCCGGTCGTGCTCAAGGGTCTGGTGCACTCCGGTGACGCCGAGGCGCAGGCGATCGCGATGGCCGAGCGGCAGTTCCTGGCCGAGGTGACCCACCCGGGGATCGTCAAGATCTACAACTTCGTCGAACACGACGACAAGCACGGCAACCCGGTCGGCTACATCGTGATGGAGTACGTCGGCGGCACCTCGCTCAAACAGGCGACCCGGCTCAAGCAGAGCGAGGGCTCGCGGCTTCCGGTGGCCGAGGCCATCGGGTTCACCCTCGAGATCCTTCCTGCGCTGAGCTATCTGCACGTCAACGGCCTGGTGTACAACGACCTCAAGCCCGAGAACATCATGGTGACCGAGGACCAGCTCAAACTCATCGACCTCGGCGCGGTCTCCCCGGTGAACTCGTTCGGCTATCTCTACGGGACTCCCGGATATCAGGCTCCGGAGATCGTGCGCACCGGTCCGACCGTCGCCAGCGACATCTACACGGTGGGCCGCACCCTGGCGGCGCTGACGCTGCACATGCGGCTGCGCAAGGGCCGCTACGTCGACGGACTGCCCGAGGACGATCCGGTTCTGACCCAATACGATTCGTTCGGCAGGCTGCTGCGGCGCGCGATCGACCCCGACCCGCGGCGGCGCTTCCAGAGCGCCGAGGAGATGACCAGCCAGCTGCTGGGCGTGCTGCGTGAGGTGGTGGCCCAGGACACCGGGATGCCGCGGCCCGGTCTGTCCACGGTGTTCAGCCCGTCACGATCGACGTTCGGCGTGGACCTGCTGGTGGCGCACACCGACGTCTACCTCGACGGTCAGGTGCACTCGGAGAAGCTCACCGCGCAGGAGATCGTCAAGGCTCTGCAGGTCCCGCTGTTGGACCCGACCGATGTCGGCGCCGCGGTGCTGTCCGCGACGGTGCTCAGTCAGCCTGTGCAGACCCTGGATTCGCTGCGCGCCGCACGCCACGGGTCGCTGGATTCCGAGGGCATCGACCTGTCGCAGTCGATCGAGCTGCCGCTGATGGAGGCGCGGGCGCTGCTCGACCTCGGCGACGTCGCCAAGGCCACCCGCAAGCTCGACGAACTCGCCGAGCGGGTCGGCTGGCGCTGGCGACTGGTCTGGTTCCGCGCCGTGTCCGAGCTGCTCACCGCCGACTACGACTCGGCGACAAAACATTTCACCGAGGTCCTCGACACCCTCCCCGGCGAGCTGGCGCCGAAGATGGCGCTGGCCGCCACCGCCGAGCTGGCCGGCAGCGCCGACGAGCGCAAGTTCTACAACACCGTGTGGTCCACCGACCGCGGCGTCATCTCGGCCGGCTTCGGCCTGGCACGTGCGCTGTCCGCGGCCGGCGAGCGCGACGCGGCGGTCCGCACTCTCGACGAAGTCCCGGCGACCTCGCGGCATTTCACGACCGCACGGCTGACGAGCGCGGTGACGCTGCTGTCGGGTCGGTCCTCCAGCGAGGTCACCGAGCAGCACATCCGCAATGCCGCCCGCCGGGTGGAGGCGTTGCCCGACACCGAGCCGCGGGTGCTGCAGATCCGGGCCCTGGTCCTCGGCACCGCCATGGACTGGCTGGCCGACAACACCGCCAGCACCAACCACATCCTGGGGTTCCCGTTCACCGAACACGGCCTGCAGCTGGGTGTCGAGGCGTCGCTGCGGAACCTCGCCCGGGTCGCACCCACCCAGGCTCACCGCTACGCGCTGGTCGATCTCGCCAACAGCGTGCGGCCGATGTCTACGTTCTGA
- a CDS encoding TetR/AcrR family transcriptional regulator has translation MTAPRRPATGGQARAERTRAAVIDETVRCILEEGFAPPSVRHITDRAGVTWGVVQYHFGDLDGILMAVVDQGFGELLDTLAGLSPASSPGARDRVALVVDAVWQAFSSTTSRAALEILISTRGMRGAAVNAHLAELMAKLTDLGRQLGEGLAAPDATHIGTLIWNTLRGIVVAQMTWPEPVDQSRDLQTLVDVVSTYIELRT, from the coding sequence ATGACCGCGCCACGGCGCCCGGCCACGGGCGGGCAGGCCAGGGCCGAACGCACCCGCGCGGCGGTGATCGACGAGACCGTGCGATGCATCCTCGAGGAGGGGTTCGCCCCGCCCAGCGTCCGGCACATCACCGACCGCGCCGGGGTGACCTGGGGGGTGGTCCAGTACCACTTCGGTGACCTCGACGGGATCCTGATGGCCGTGGTCGATCAGGGCTTCGGCGAGCTGCTCGACACCCTGGCCGGGCTGTCGCCGGCGTCGTCGCCGGGCGCGCGGGACCGGGTTGCGTTGGTCGTCGACGCGGTGTGGCAGGCGTTCTCCAGCACGACCTCGCGAGCCGCGCTGGAGATTCTGATCTCCACCCGCGGTATGCGGGGCGCCGCGGTCAACGCGCACCTCGCCGAGTTGATGGCCAAGCTCACCGATCTCGGACGGCAGCTCGGCGAGGGGCTGGCCGCGCCCGACGCGACACACATCGGCACCCTCATCTGGAACACGCTGCGCGGGATCGTCGTTGCGCAGATGACCTGGCCCGAGCCGGTGGATCAGTCCCGGGATCTGCAGACGCTGGTTGATGTGGTGAGCACCTACATCGAACTCAGAACGTAG
- a CDS encoding glutamate ABC transporter substrate-binding protein, which yields MNRTLGTLAAAMLLLSGCAQAAPMVPTPSVTLAPPTPAGMEELPPEPARAPTVADDDCDPRVSLRPFDTDAEADEAVRNIKERGRLIVGLDIGSNLFSFRDPITGEITGFDVDIAGEIARDIFGTPSQVEYRILSSADRIEALQNNEVDVVVKTMTITCERKELVNFSTVYLTADQRILAPRDSAIQTSADLSGKRVCVAKGTTSLERIQQITPPPLIVGAVTWADCLVALQQRQVDAVSTDDSILAGLVSQDPYLHIVGPSLNSEPYGIGVNLENTGLVRYVNGTLERVRRDGTWNTLYRKWLTVLGPAPAPPAARYSD from the coding sequence ATGAACAGGACCCTGGGGACTCTCGCGGCGGCGATGCTGCTGCTGAGCGGGTGCGCGCAGGCGGCACCGATGGTTCCGACGCCGAGTGTCACGCTGGCGCCGCCGACACCGGCCGGGATGGAGGAACTGCCGCCCGAACCGGCGCGGGCACCGACCGTGGCCGACGACGACTGCGACCCGAGGGTCAGCCTGCGCCCGTTCGACACCGACGCCGAGGCCGACGAAGCCGTCCGCAACATCAAGGAGCGCGGCCGGCTGATCGTCGGCCTGGACATCGGAAGCAACCTGTTCAGCTTCCGCGACCCGATCACCGGTGAGATCACCGGTTTCGACGTCGACATCGCCGGCGAGATCGCCCGCGACATCTTCGGGACCCCGTCACAGGTGGAGTACCGGATCCTGTCGTCGGCCGATCGGATCGAGGCGCTGCAGAACAACGAGGTCGACGTCGTGGTCAAGACGATGACGATCACCTGCGAGCGCAAGGAACTGGTGAACTTCTCCACGGTGTACCTGACCGCCGACCAGCGGATCCTGGCGCCGCGGGACTCGGCGATCCAGACCTCGGCCGACCTGTCGGGCAAGCGGGTCTGCGTCGCCAAGGGCACCACCTCGCTGGAACGGATCCAGCAGATCACCCCGCCGCCGCTGATCGTCGGAGCGGTGACGTGGGCCGACTGCCTGGTCGCATTGCAGCAGCGCCAGGTCGACGCGGTCAGCACCGACGACTCGATCCTCGCCGGGCTGGTGTCCCAGGATCCCTACCTGCACATCGTCGGCCCCTCACTGAACTCGGAGCCGTACGGGATCGGGGTCAACCTGGAGAACACCGGTCTGGTCCGCTACGTCAACGGCACGCTGGAGCGGGTGCGTCGGGACGGCACCTGGAACACGCTGTACCGCAAGTGGTTGACGGTGCTCGGTCCCGCTCCGGCGCCGCCGGCTGCGAGGTACTCGGACTGA